A region from the Drosophila ananassae strain 14024-0371.13 chromosome 2L, ASM1763931v2, whole genome shotgun sequence genome encodes:
- the LOC6500487 gene encoding LOW QUALITY PROTEIN: glutamate [NMDA] receptor subunit 1 (The sequence of the model RefSeq protein was modified relative to this genomic sequence to represent the inferred CDS: inserted 1 base in 1 codon) → MAADGFVYRWLLFGTTIVLLAEAAQRHTASDNPSTYNIGGVLSNSDSEEHFSTTIKHLNFDQQYVPRKVTYYDKTIRMDKNPIKTVFNVCDKLIENRVYAVVVSHEQTSGDLSPAAVSYTSGFYSIPVIGISSRDAAFSDKNIHVSFLRTVPPYYHQADVWLEMLSHFSYTKVIIIHSSDTDGRAILGRFQTTSQTYYDDVDVRATVELIVEFEPKLESFTEHLIDMKTAQSRVYLMYASTEDAQVIFRDAGEYNMTGEGHVWIVTEQALFANNTPDGVLGLQLEHAHSDKGHIRDSVYVLASAIKEMISNETIGEAPKDCGDSAVNWESGKRLFQYLKSRNITGETGQVAFDDNGDRIYAGYDVINIREQQKKHVVGKFSYDNERAKMRMRINDSEIIWPXKQRRKPEGIMIPTHLKVLTIEEKPFVYVRRMGDDEFRCEPDERPCPLFNASDATANEFCCRGYCIDLLIELSKRINFTYDLALSPDGQFGHYILRNSTGAMTLRKEWTGLIGELVNERADMIVAPLTINPERAEYIEFSKPFKYQGITILEKKPSRSSTLVSFLQPFSNTLWILVMVSVHVVALVLYLLDRFSPFGRFKLSHSDSNEEKALNLSSAVWFAWGVLLNSGIGEGTPRSFSARVLGMVWAGFAMIIVASYTANLAAFLVLERPKTKLSGINDARLRNTMENLTCATVKGSSVDMYFRRQVELSNMYRTMEANNYATAEQAIQDVKKGKLMAFIWDSSRLEYEASKDCELVTAGELFGRSGYGIGLQKGSPWTDAVTLAILEFHESGFMEKLDKQWIFHGHVQQNCELFEKTPNTLGLKNMAGVFILVGVGIAGGVGLIIIEVIYKKHQVKKQKRLDIARHAADKWRGTIEKRKTIRASLAMQRQYNVGLNATHAPGTISLAVDKRRYPRLGQRLGPERAWPGDAADVLRIRRPYELGKPGQSPKVMGANQPTMPMPMLGKTRPQQNMLPPRYSPGYTSDVSHLVV, encoded by the exons ATGGCTGCTGATGGTTTTGTTTATCGCTGGCTTTTGTTCGGAACCACCATTGTTCTGCTCGCTGAAGCCGCCCAAAGGCACACCGCATCCGATAATCCCTCGACGTACAACATTGGCGGCGTATTGAGCAATTCCGACAGCGAGGAGCACTTTAGTACAACAATAAAG CACCTCAACTTTGATCAGCAGTATGTGCCTCGCAAGGTCACCTACTACGATAAGACCATTCGCATGGACAAGAATCCCATCAAGACGGTGTTTAATGTTTGTGACAAGCTCATCGAGAATCGG GTGTACGCCGTAGTCGTTTCGCATGAGCAAACCTCAGGTGATTTGTCCCCGGCTGCCGTGAGTTATACGAGTGGTTTCTATTCAATTCCCGTCATTGGCATATCCTCGCGGGACGCGGCCTTCTCCGACAAGAACATCCATGTCTCCTTCCTGCGAACGGTGCCCCCTTATTACCACCAGGCCGACGTCTGGCTGGAGATGCTGAGCCACTTCAGTTACACGAAG GTAATCATCATCCACAGCTCCGACACGGACGGCAGGGCCATACTGGGACGCTTCCAGACCACATCCCAGACCTACTACGACGACGTCGATGTGCGTGCCACCGTGGAGCTGATTGTCGAATTCGAGCCGAAACTGGAGAGCTTCACCGAGCACCTCATCGACATGAAGACGGCCCAATCGAGAGTCTACCTGATGTACGCCAG CACGGAGGATGCCCAAGTTATTTTCCGGGATGCCGGCGAGTACAACATGACCGGCGAGGGGCATGTGTGGATTGTGACGGAGCAGGCTCTGTTTGCCAACAATACGCCTGACGGAGTACTGGGCCTGCAGCTGGAGCACGCCCACAGCGACAAGGGACACATTAGG GACAGTGTCTACGTCCTGGCCTCGGCCATCAAAGAGATGATTTCCAACGAGACTATTGGCGAGGCACCGAAGGACTGTGGTGATTCCGCCGTGAATTGGGAGTCGG GCAAGCGTCTATTTCAGTACCTGAAGTCTCGTAACATTACGGGCGAAACGGGTCAGGTGGCATTCGATGACAACGGAGACCGAATTTACGCCGGCTATGATGTGATCAATATCCGAGAGCAGCAGAAGAAGCATGTGGTTGGCAAGTTCAGCTACGACAAc GAGCGCGCCAAGATGCGGATGAGAATCAATGACAGCGAGATTATCTGGC GAAAGCAGCGTCGGAAACCGGAGGGCATCATGATTCCCACCCACCTGAAAGTGCTCACCATCGAGGAGAAGCCGTTTGTCTATGTCCGGCGAATGGGCGATGATGAGTTCCGGTGCGAGCCAGACGAGCGTCCCTGCCCACTTTTTAATGCCTCCGATGCAACAG CCAATGAATTTTGCTGCCGAGGCTACTGCATTGACCTACTGATAGAGTTGTCCAAACGGATCAACTTCACCTATGACCTGGCCCTGTCGCCGGATGGACAGTTCGGGCACTATATCCTAAGGAACAGCACGGGGGCCATGACCTTGCGCAAGGAGTGGACGGGTCTTATTGGAGAGCTGGTCAACGAACGTGCCGA CATGATCGTTGCACCACTAACCATCAATCCGGAGCGTGCCGAGTATATCGAATTCTCGAAACCATTCAAATACCAAGGCATTACAATACTCGAGAAGAAACCGTCACGATCGAGTACTCTCGTGTCTTTCTTGCAGCCGTTTAGTAACACGCTATGGATCTTGGTAATGGTGTCGGTCCATGTTGTGGCGCTCGTGCTCTATCTCTTGGACAG ATTCTCGCCCTTCGGACGCTTCAAGCTCTCGCACTCGGACAGCAACGAGGAGAAGGCCCTGAATCTCAGCTCCGCGGTATGGTTCGCCTGGGGAGTGCTCCTCAACAGCGGCATCGGGGAGGGCACACCACGCAGCTTCTCCGCCCGGGTCCTGGGCATGGTCTGGGCCGGATTCGCCATGATCATTGTCGCCTCGTACACTGCCAACCTGGCTGCCTTCCTCGTGCTGGAGCGGCCCAAAACGAAGCTGAGCGGAATCAATGATGCCCGTCTGAGGAACACCATGGAGAACCTGACGTGCGCCACCGTGAAGGGCTCCTCGGTGGACATGTACTTCCGCCGGCAGGTGGAGCTATCGAACATGTACCGCACCATGGAGGCGAACAACTATGCCACTGCCGAGCAGGCCATCCAGGACGTGAAGAAGGG TAAGCTGATGGCCTTTATCTGGGACTCCTCTCGCTTGGAATACGAAGCCTCCAAAGATTGCGAATTGGTCACTGCCGGAGAACTGTTCGGACGGAGTGGCTATGGAATCGGTTTGCAAAAAGGCTCGCCTTGGACCGATGCAGTAACACTAGCCATCCTTGAATTTCACGAAA GTGGGTTCATGGAAAAGCTGGACAAGCAATGGATCTTCCATGGGCATGTGCAGCAGAATTGCGAACTATTTGAGAAGACACCAAATACCCTGGGATTGAAGAACATGGCGGGGGTGTTCATACTGGTGGGCGTGGGCATTGCCGGAGGCGTAGGTCTGATCATCATCGAGGTCATCTACAAGAAGCACCAGGTGAAGAAGCAGAAACGCCTTGACATAGCCCGACATGCTGCAGACAAATGGCGTGGCACCATAGAG aaaaGGAAGACTATACGTGCTTCCCTGGCTATGCAACGCCAGTACAACGTGGGCCTGAACGCCACCCATGCCCCGGGCACTATCAGCCTGGCGGTGGACAAGCGGAGGTATCCCCGCCTGGGCCAGCGATTGGGACCGGAGCGGGCCTGGCCCGGAGATGCCGCTGACGTGCTGCGCATCCGACGACCGTACGAGCTGGGGAAGCCCGGCCAAAGTCCAAAGGTCATGGGGGCCAATCAGCCGACAATGCCCATGCCCATGCTGGGCAAGACCCGGCCCCAACAAAACATGCTGCCACCTCGATACTCACCTGGATACACCAGCGACGTGTCGCACCTGGTCGTTTAA